In Arenicella chitinivorans, one genomic interval encodes:
- a CDS encoding SapC family protein has translation MSNFELLNPAQHSDLKVITERSADYGDAVNYVMTFPFEFRNIQHCYPIFFQKDATSSAFFPIALLGFEQNENLFLDNPGWNAPYVPLMIRRQPFLIGYQTDANDPNQRNPMVSIDMDNPRVNETDGEALFLEHGGTSDFLQQATESLELIHQAHEHSAKFMAKLAELELLEAFSMTVKLNNGSENQLLGFYTLNEEKVQNLSGDVLSQLNQQGFLQPLFMVIASHSCVSDLVERKNKQVA, from the coding sequence ATGAGCAATTTTGAACTACTCAATCCAGCGCAACACAGCGATCTGAAGGTCATCACAGAACGCTCTGCCGACTACGGAGATGCCGTCAATTATGTCATGACGTTTCCGTTTGAATTTCGCAATATTCAGCATTGTTACCCGATCTTTTTTCAAAAGGATGCCACCAGTAGTGCGTTCTTCCCGATTGCCTTACTCGGTTTTGAGCAGAATGAGAATTTGTTCCTAGATAATCCCGGCTGGAATGCCCCGTATGTGCCGCTGATGATCCGTCGACAGCCATTTCTGATTGGCTATCAAACCGATGCAAATGATCCGAACCAACGTAATCCAATGGTATCCATCGACATGGATAACCCCAGGGTCAACGAAACCGACGGAGAAGCGTTGTTTTTGGAGCACGGCGGCACCAGTGACTTCTTGCAACAAGCCACTGAATCACTAGAACTGATCCACCAAGCACATGAACATAGCGCCAAGTTTATGGCGAAACTCGCTGAGCTCGAACTGCTCGAAGCATTTTCGATGACGGTCAAGCTAAACAACGGCAGTGAAAATCAGCTGTTGGGCTTTTACACCTTGAATGAGGAGAAAGTACAAAACTTGTCAGGTGATGTGTTATCGCAGCTCAACCAACAAGGTTTTTTGCAGCCGCTTTTTATGGTTATCGCGTCGCACTCCTGTGTGAGCGACTTAGTCGAGCGCAAGAATAAACAAGTGGCATAA